GAGGGGCGGAGGATGAGGAGAAGAGGGACAGAGGGGGTTGTATATATACAGGAGCagtagggtttagggtttagggttttgtgGGAATAGACGGCTTGGATTGGGTTCATGGAACCGTCTAGATTAATTGAGAACTTGGGCCAATATGGGTTAACTCCAAATTCCAAAGGCTTGTTGAGATACATAACCCGAGTCCGACTAAAGCATAATTGGCAAAAGAGAGACATCGATCACTTTATTTTCTCCTCACATACGTCAAGGACACGTTCACGTATACTCTACTTCACTCTTGGATTCTGATACGAGGAGATTCCTCAATATGTTACTCACATTTCCTCTTAAATCGGTTGCTCTTTAACCAATATGATTTTATAATGGCTTTGAGAAGCAACATTTTAGTAGTAATGGTTTTTTGTGGTGTTACATCTAGGGGCGTACATGTTGGTGTTGTCTATAGAGGCGGCGGCTCGGAAGATTGGATCATACAAGTTGGTTACAACTAGTAGTCCTCAAGTTTTACATAGGCGATAGTCTTTTATTACGTGTAATACCACAATGTGATTGAAGTTAGCGAGCAAGGTTTCAAATCCTGCAACTCAGTCGCTCTTATTGCAGCTAATAGTTCCGGCTCAGATACGATCACAAGAAAAAGGCTTGGTCACTACTACTTTCTTTATGGTGCTCTTGGTCAATTTGATGCCGGACAAAAGGTTGAGGTTATGTTCTTCGCACGACGGCTTTTGGATTGTGTTCTCATACAACTCCTCATCATGAAGAGAAGTCACCACACTCATCGGCTCTCCAAAACTTTGATTTGGTTTCCGGTTGTGTGCTTGTTTAGTAAATTGGTGATTATGTTATTATGTATCGACATTTAATTATATCGAATTTATGATTATAGAAATCTGCCCATTTGGTAAGCAAGCTCAAATACACAATCCCGAGATCTTGTGCAACTAAACTTTTTAGGAAAAAAGTTTCCTAACAAATTGGCAAATCAGCTGTCTCAATAACATCTTTGCTACTCCCCCAATATTAAGTACTAAATGTTCTTTCATTTCAAGTCTCAAAACCGTTGCAAATGCAAACTAGGTCATAATTTCATCTTCCACGAAGCTTTGTAACCCGCGTGATGGCAACAATTTGGCGTGACCAGAAGGCTGATTTTGACGGCGCTCTGGCAGCGACGGTGATGGTGGGGGCAGGCCGGACTCTCTTGGCCGCCTATGGTCTTTGTGTTCCTTGGGGTGAGctttttatttgaattgggTCCATTATATTGTGGCCTGggtcaataaaaaaatagcCCTTTTAGGGCAGTTAAgcattttgttttatgttattTTCACATTAGTGTTCTCGAAGAGTTTTTATTATACATTTTTATGTGTCTTAGTTTaattaggtttcatgttagagatagatttacATCTCTATAATAAATTAGGACTTTGAATACTACGGGAttttggttatgtaatgcatatatatatgcccaaaaatcattcaataaagttACTGTTATTCTCAGAATTATTCTCGTATCTATCATATTGCATCACATTATCATGCATTTTGTCTTAGAGTGTCTAAGCAACGACCCTACCACTAGAAACTTTTTCAACCCTTAGCCCTAGTTTCTTTACCTCCGGCagccttttctttttggtgtCGCCGGAGAATTCGAAGCTATTCCGACCAATTGTTgtcagagaaagaaaaaaaataagaagttGAAACTGATAAGGGCACCCAGAAATTTGTTATGGGCACCCCAACCTTTTTCTTCTCTGATCTAGCATCCTTCAGCGTCTCCGACACTAGTCTGTCCTACCCAACCAACTTGTGGCATCGATGACGACACAGTAGCACCACACGGCCTCCCTTGTCGTCAACCCAATTTGAGTGCTGCCTTCGTGCAGGTTGTTGTCGCCGCCTTTGCACAGAACCGTCAACCTCAGCTCCTCCGGCGCCCTTGAATTTGATGAACCGCCTCGCAATCCTCGACCCTCGTCGAGCCTCCTCGACGCCTTGTGCTTCCAACGTCGAACACGCGCTTCCCAGCACTGTCCAAGCGTGCTCCGATTCTACAGATCAAGAACCCGACCCGGCATGCAGATAGCAGCCCAGCCACATATCTTTTTTGGGCCTATAGTCCTCCGAGCCCAATGGCCCTAAACTagatttctttttccttttattttcctATTCATTTATTTAATCTTTTAATTGCACACTTtagttttctaactatgtttcacgtgcttgcataggaaaagtgatcacttgtcgtactatggtgatgacattaaTGCCGAGATGGATGATACTTATATCATCTACACACGTTTTCGATCGTATGCTcaaaagatttttatgtcatcagtACGAAGATTAACAaggaaaatgaattcatcaagcagctTTCCTGCATGATAATCGATTTGCAGATGAATTGAATTAAAtgtggtctatttggcagactaACAAGTAtgattttcttaaagttgctgcttttaaacatatatatatatatatatatatatatatatatataatatcgggtgttattagccttcttcatgtctcttttTCGGTCCTTCTTACAGCgctgatgagaccaaagagggatatgatttccCTCTTGGttgacgtttttcgtgtgacggttttgagggagtcacgttattatttcaagggaagaaatcaattttgtttagtcgcctgagtgcaccattgttttgggtgcgatcatgagaattgTTGTtttgcatcgattattttgtgaccatatacatcacaacccttctaattgtgggtacatacttgaatagtttcgttaattcgaaacctatacaattCTCGTTTCTTGTGGATGCGTCATAATCGCGACTATCATTTGTATTTTTGAGTTCCTTTAACTGATGTATATGGGCGATAATTCAAAGGTCTttgtactcatttatttgagttgaaattcatactACTCTGAAGCAATAATATTTACCGataaaagatcccaaaattctatgggacacacttaaagtgattaaataaccgtctatgacgttgttttaccaaagttgaccttgatgcatgttgCACAaccaagaaacacatgccatttttggcacctatatgtcgtattgagtgagttgtggctgttttagcaaagtatgacAATTCTATCTGGGAATTTACAAGTTAGTCAACTTCAACAGAACACTGTGAATTGCTCCGTTcaaattaggttgtgaactttatgtcattggaaagccacgggtgtctactttccagaacattttacaaTTCACTCATACCTATTATAACGAAGAAGTTCTGGCGATCTAAGTGCGTGAATGTCATTCCACGCggaaatctgattttcattgcaaactcttgtttttagttgttatgcaatcttgtttcctaagatcaaAATTTGGCTATGTCTAACATGTATGATTTAAGGATATGTGGCGAGATTAgtaattaatcattagcccaataCCACTTTTGAAAATCATTTAATATATGTTGTATACGTAGTTCTTTTTACTCCATGCTTATGACACTTATCATGGGGAGTTGTTTCATAAACTTCAAATGAAGTCTACCTCACAtaatgctatcaaatgtagacggtgtgttgtgctctttttccctttgttcaagcttttgttttacttaagaagtttttattttgcttgacaaggtttttaccaagACAACATTGTGCGCCATGCAACCTAAGCATGCGACACAAAGGGGGAGTATTAcaagagaattactattctaccattttgtgtgtcttagcctaattaGGTTTCTTATTAGAGATAGATTTACATCTATGCAATAGATTAAGACTCAAAATtatacgagattgtggttatgtaatgcctatatataggctcacatatcattcaataaagttACTGTTATTTTCTGAATTATTCTCGTATCTATCATACTGCATCAATtagtagtttttatttttatattgctttcaataataagaaaagagaagggggggggggcttTGTCTTGGTGTGGGCACTTGATGTGTCTTGTCAGCTCTAGGTCGTCAACGAGTTCTTCCGTCAAATGGTCGTTGCCACCTAATGGGAGGATGAGACTATGTGACATTCAATATTTTTTCCAAATGCTACATATTTGGAAAGCTGGAATATTAGACATTAGAATTTGTGAACATGTTACATATCTACTACTTTTTCTAGTTTGTCACCGTTTATTCAAAGCAAATAAACTCGTTATTTTAGCGTAATTCTTTATTAATAGGTGTCTATTTGAGTACATATTTGTAGATATGATAGTATTTTAGATTTTTATAATATGGAGTTTAGACTCTATGTCTCATGTATTCGATACTTCCATTAATTAAGATAAtccttattaaaaaaaaaagaaaataaagaaagagaagaagaaaactaacacaaaaattaaaatataaataccTTTCGTGTTCGAGGGGTTGTTTCTTCTTTGGGTTGGGTTTaaagataaaaaatttaaccgGCCCTTCCCGTCAGAACACAACTGCGCTCAACAAAGGAGAGTGAGGAGCAGAGCTACAGCTACAAAGCCCAGATTTAAACCAATCCAGcaatcctttcaattctctgcTTTGCCTTACTTCCCTACAGGTAATGCTTCATCTTTCATTCATGTTTTTCGCGAATTGAGCTGAAATTAGCTATTCAATTTTGGACAACTCGAATCAACTCGTGTACTTGGGCTGAGGCGTCTAGAATTTTCGCCgatttgagtttgaatttcacACGAACTGGATATTGATTTCGTACAAGTCTCCTTTTTCTTGGAAGATTCCAATCAAACTGAATTATTGGAGGATATTAGTTTTGCGGATTTAGGTGTTTTTAATCTTCAGAAAATTAGGGCTACTATACTCAGTTTTCTAGGTTACACTCGTATTCCAATGTGTTTGTTTTAACTGGTTGGATGGAGCACACTCAATTTTACTTTGGCACTAATTGATGTGCTCCACTTATTTCAGGGTCTTGCGAAGGTTTTGTGTTCACGGCTTGATCTCGAACAATGGTAAGGCAGTTGGTCCCTTTTTATGCAGAAGAGGAAAAGGAGAAGTTATTGAAATTGTTGCTGTTGattgtttgagttgttatggtTAATGTGAAATGTTTGGATTTTTCAGGAAGGAGGAAGCGAGTTGGACGCCCATATAGAGAAATTGCTGAATGTGGAGAAGCAAATGAGGCTCgctggtgacgtggcagggaCCAAGAAGGCTGCCACTGACATTCTTGAGCTTTGCTTCAAAGCTGGTGCGTGGAAGACTCTTAATGACCAGATTCTCGTCTTGTCCAAGCGCCGTGGTCAGCTCAAGCAGGTGACCAATTAGTTAACTTTTGATTGTTTCACATATATGCTGTTTAATTTGTGAAGTTTAAGTTTATTTTAGTACATAGCTAGTTGTAATGTCTCTTTTACGTTTCATCCGGCATTGAGTCTGAAAAACAACTATCACAAATTTGATCTAGGTTTAGGAAGACCAAAAGTTATCAAACAAGTAGACTATCAGAAGAAAAGAATTAGGGAAGTTGCAATGCCTTGAATACCAAGTTCAGGGGAATAACCCAGATGGGTCTGCAATAGCCATTAAATGTGCTGCACTCCCAAATCCAATGTTTGCATCATTCTACGTCTAAAAATAAAGTTATTTCAATAGCCCAAATAAGATGTTAACCGCAAATGAAAAGTCAATTGTCGCAACTGAATTTCTGGGTACTTGAGTTCCTACTCCTAAGCCAACCTAAGCCTGTAATCTGACCAAATTCTGAGCTTTTAAGTAATTCACCAGCTCCCACATGaacagaaaaaaagaaatataatcCTTATTCATCTATCAGTCCACAATTAAAGTATCAGTTCAGAATCTATCTACCATTTGTTAGACAAAACCTTTATGAAAAGGTTCCAATTAATCAAGGGGAAACTTGTTTGCGAGGGCGCTCGTCTTATAAAGCATTCTTTACAAATCTGTATTGGTTATTGTGTGGTGCACAACTTAATAATCTCTGTACACATCTTTCTTTTCATGGATAATTAGTTTATTAAAAAAAGTTCCATAAGTCTGTGTACTATGATTTTCATTGTGATCAGGTTTGTTTCTATGCAGGCCGTAACTGCATTGGTCCAGCAAGCAATGCAATATATTGATCAAACACCTGATCTTGAAACACGTATAGAGCTTATTAAAACACTAAATAATGTTTCTGCCGGGAAGGTAAGCATTTGCTGGGATGCTTCTCATTTTGTAGTTTATATGATTTTATGTAACATGAGATTTTATGTTCTTTAGATATATGTTGAAATTGAGAGAGCAAGGTTAATCAAAAGACTTGCAAAGATCAAGGAAGAGCAAGGGCTTATTGCTGAAGCTGCTGATTTGATGCAAGAAACTGCAGTGAGTGCATTACACCCCTCCGCTCCTCTCGATATTTTCTAGCAGTCATTAAATCATAAGCTGCTTTGCAGGTTGAAACATTTGGTGCTATGGCAAAAACTGAGAAGATTGCGTTCATTCTTGAGCAGGTACTCTCCAATTTCCTTTTACTTGGTCATTAATTTAAAGCACAGGtgttgagattttttttttaaatatacgACTCAGTTGAAGATTATCAATCTTGTAGGTTCGTCTGTGCGAAGACCGTCAGGATTTTGTTCGTGCTCAAATACTTTCGAGGAAGATTAGTCCTAGGGTATTTGATGTTGATgcttcaaaagaaaagaaaaaacccaAAGAAGGTGATAATATTGTTGAAGAAGCTCCTGCTGATGTACCATCGCTCTTGGAGTTGAAGCGGATCTACTATGAATTAATGATAAGGTATGTTTTTATCCTTATTCATTCTCCTCTACTTATTTCAGTATTTCCTACCTGAGTTTGCTAAAGCATGAAAAATGTTATGGAAGAAGGTAAATTCCAGTTTATCTTGTTGAAATTCTGTTATTTTGGGTGTTGATACCTTTAGGGTAGTGTTTATGAACTACCTTGCTACTTGGGGAATGCCAATGACATCGACACAATGGATGTTTTGAGTTCCAAAAGGGAACCATTTGGATTCCTCGTTTTAGCTCTATATGTAATTATATTATTACGGTGATGACCGTTTTCCATGAGTTTCCAAAAGCACTGTTGCAGAAAATGAGATGAAATTCATAGAATATATTCCCTTGTAAGTTCACGAATAATAGCCTACCTAAATTTCTTAGGAAGAACTTAAATTTATTTCTGTCACAGCTCCATTTGAACTGcaccagtttgaaagaacgtAGTGTTTTATATTGTGAAGTAGGTATTATCAACACAAAATTACCAAGTGATATGTGGTTCAGTAACAGTTAGATGAATTTATCAGTGTAGACTGAGGTATGAGATGATGAATTCATATATCTTGTTTTGAGTTCCAGATGCTACAAGTTAAGTAGCCTTTTTATGCTCAAATTTATTTAGGTTTCTTTAACTCATCTGGATTGTGGGTACCTCAAATTATGGGTGTTTTTATATATACTGTAATCATGTTTTTCTATTGTCTGCAGGTATTATTCACATAACAATGATTACCTTGAGATTTGTCGTTGCTATAAGGCGATATACGAGATCCCTTCTGTTAAAGAGGATCCAGCCCAGTGGATACCGGTAAAGCTCCTTTATTCTAATCTGGCCTGTTGACATGCTCTTCTCATTTGAAATGTTACGCACATGCTAATTTCTTGAAAAGTAaagttgtcaaaaaaaaaaaagtaaagaaaTTTGATAGCAGATAACCTGAGCTAAGCATAAGGTAACCTTGATGTCCATATTGTTTGTGACCTTCTCGGCCTCTTAATTCTcaattgctttttttttttatcagtcTTCATGTACGGGATTCTTTAGCCACCAAAAGTAACCAAAACCCAAGTAAATTATCATTGTCCAATGTAAGGATATGATGCTAAATTTACTAAAGAAGAGAGTAGCAAAAAGAGAACATTTGTCTTTCTCTGATGGTTTCTATTGCCTTTGGAATCTTGGCTTCTACATCGAAGCAATCAATGAGTGATAAAAGGGCAAATTGCATCTGCAAAGTTCCTCTTGAAAGAAGAACTATCCAAGTTGGTAAAAATGAGTGTATAGGAAGCTCGTAAGGGGTATcatgttcttttcttttttcacctTACCTGACTGTTTCTTTTTGCATtaactttttgtttttgttcgtATTGAGagtttttaaatttctttgCATAATCATGTTGAGTttttgttgaaaaaaaaaaggttataTTCTGGGTATACTAAACTTTGGTGAAGCCTGTTACACTTAAGGACCAGCTTAAGAGTAGATGAAGaaaattttgttgttgtgcTTAACTATTTTAACATGCTCTTCATTGTAGATATTGAGGAAAATCTGTTGGTACTTAGTTCTGTCACCATATGATCCGATGCAGTCAAGCCTACTTAATTCCACCCTGGAGGATAAGAATCTTTCTGAGATTCCATACTTTAGGTATTTTCAACAGTAGCATCTGTGGCAGAaactcttatttttgtcattaaaGTTGCATCTGCAATAGGTATGATGTGTTCCTTGTTATTCTCTTGTAGGTTACTATTGAAACAAGTGAAGACTATGGAAGTCATACAATGGACCACTCTATGGAATAAGTTCAAGGATGAGTTTGAGAATGAGAGGAATATGCTAGGTGGCTCTTTGGGTGACAAAGCAGCTGGAGATCTAAAGCAGAGGATAATTGAACATGTAAGTTTCCCCAAGACATCACGCATCTTAATATCTGCCCTTTATTTCACTGTTTGGTCTGCAATCACATTTATGACATGGGATTCTTTTGCAGAATATTCTAGTTGTTTCAAAGTATTACTCGAGGGTTACCTTGAAAAGACTTGCAGAGCTGCTCTGTCTAAGTATCCAGGTTTGTAGAGGCTATCtttataatatttatttctgTTGTAGATACGATTGACCGTATCCACTTTTCAATGATTGTGATTGCATAACCTGTTGAAAAGGGGTTTTATCAGGCTTACTGGTTGACTAAGAACTAGGAAAATGGTataggaggaggagagaaggAAAATTATTGTGATCCAGGTGATTCAGTGAGCTGATTTTGGCTACTGATTGGACTACTAGTTTGTTTGTTCTTAGTACATCATTTGCTCATGTACCTTTTGCATTtccatcaaagtttttggcaTGCACACTTGAAATCTGCTATTGTATATTCAGTCTAGCTTTACAAAAgttctttttttaattattcagGAAGCTGAGAAGCATCTCTCAGAAATGGTTGTGTCCAAGGCGCTGGTAGCGAAGATTGACAGGCCAATAGGCATAATCTGTTTCCAAACTGCAAAAGATAGTAACAATGTTCTTAATTCGTGGGCGACAAACTTGGAGACACTGCTTGATCTTGTTGAGAAGAGCTGCCACCAAATACACAAAGAAACCATGGTTCACAAGGCAGTTCTGAAGGTGTAACAAGACTTGGGTCGCAAGTCTTTATTCTTTTCAAGACCAATGATGCTATTAAATTAGTGTTGCAGTTCTAAGTAATCATTCTTCAAAGATGTGGTTTTTTCTGACTGTATGAGAAAAGAGCCCTCTTCTAGTGTACTATCAAACTTTCTAAGTATCAAGTTATTTGTTATGTTAGAACTAAGTTCCTTGTTGTATATTTGCTTTCGGCGTGCCAGCAGGCAACTGAAAATTTCTTCTAGTTTTCCTTTGCTCGTAAATTGATTTCATCTAGTGTTTTCCTTGGCAATTATCATTTCAACTTTTTACTGGGTAGCTAATTAATAGGTTTGGACGTTTGGTGGCCTTTCATACTTCACTACTGATTCAGTTCTTCTCGTCTTTGGCTAAATGAACTTGCGTCATGACTTGTGCTAACCACTCAATCACTCATATCACCCTATGGTCGTCTAGTCGTCTACTATCATATTTCATCTCTATGCTGCCCCATTGCCTGTGCCATCCAGGTTTTTTCCACTTCACTTCTCTAAGCCATATTGACTCTATGACCTTGCCACAGAATCAAAGATATTGCCTTGTGCGTTCGATCTTTACGTTCAGGTTCAATCAGTTTGGTCCTGAACTTTCTATTGTTATGCATTCTTGATCTTTGGGTATCTGCTAATTCTCTCCATTTTTTCTGTCTTTATTTGACGTACCAAGAGACCGCGAATTTCAGTCCCTGGCATATACATTAATGTGAACAACACTCTTTATACCAAACAAGTTTTTGATTCAGTTAGCACTTCCAAGTCGTTAATATAGAAATGTTTGTCAAAACAGAATCACAAACTAAATGTTTTTGTATTTATGAGCAACACTAGGGGAATGATACAGAAACTATAACCAGAACGTGACGGATTTCACAACCGAAAACCATATCATGTTCagtgaaaaaaaagaaacaggAGAAACAAAAAATGGTGAAAGCTATCGTCTAGGAAGTATAATGGCCGGAGCTCATTGATCGGTGCTGCTGCACTGAAAAATCAGCTTCGTCACTCTGATCGCCAGTGGCTTGTCTAAGATGAACTGGTGACGTTGCCTGAGTCATAAAACGTGACGAAAAGGCCGGAGGTGggggagaagaagaagctgagGAAACAGAGGAGGCAAATGTGGAAGAAGAAGTAGTAGCAGATGGAGATGAAGACGAAGATAATAAAACCATCTGGTCATAAAGACTCATAGGTGGCCTTTGTTGTTGAAATGAAACTGCTACTTGGGAGCGAACAACAGGCTCGGTGGATGTAGCAACGGACACAAGTGCATTTGAATAACCTGAACCTGTAGGTTGAATCGTCATTGGACTAACATATTCTGCAGCTGATGAGGGCAGTGATCGGAGTCTGACGTTTTCCGGGAAGTTGAGTTTCGCCTTGTTGCCTCGGAAGCGCAGGGCAGCTGTATCATAGGCTTGTGCGGCGGATTCAGCCGTATCGAATGTGCCTAGC
This genomic interval from Argentina anserina chromosome 1, drPotAnse1.1, whole genome shotgun sequence contains the following:
- the LOC126798164 gene encoding 26S proteasome non-ATPase regulatory subunit 12 homolog A-like; this translates as MEGGSELDAHIEKLLNVEKQMRLAGDVAGTKKAATDILELCFKAGAWKTLNDQILVLSKRRGQLKQAVTALVQQAMQYIDQTPDLETRIELIKTLNNVSAGKIYVEIERARLIKRLAKIKEEQGLIAEAADLMQETAVETFGAMAKTEKIAFILEQVRLCEDRQDFVRAQILSRKISPRVFDVDASKEKKKPKEGDNIVEEAPADVPSLLELKRIYYELMIRYYSHNNDYLEICRCYKAIYEIPSVKEDPAQWIPILRKICWYLVLSPYDPMQSSLLNSTLEDKNLSEIPYFRLLLKQVKTMEVIQWTTLWNKFKDEFENERNMLGGSLGDKAAGDLKQRIIEHNILVVSKYYSRVTLKRLAELLCLSIQEAEKHLSEMVVSKALVAKIDRPIGIICFQTAKDSNNVLNSWATNLETLLDLVEKSCHQIHKETMVHKAVLKV